A single region of the Podospora pseudopauciseta strain CBS 411.78 chromosome 1, whole genome shotgun sequence genome encodes:
- the lad1 gene encoding L-arabinitol 4-dehydrogenase (EggNog:ENOG503NUZ0; COG:Q): MSTTMTTTKVKASKANIGVFTNPGHDLWIDSAEPSLESVQQGSPELKEGEVTVAIRSTGICGSDVHFWKHGCIGPMIVTCDHVLGHESAGEIIAVHPSVKTLQVGDRVAIEPQVICNECEPCLTGRYNGCEKVDFLSTPPVAGLLRRYVNHKAVWCHKIGDMSYEDGAMLEPLSVALAGMQRAGVRLGDPVLICGAGPIGLITLLCCQAAGACPLVITDIDEGRLKFAKEIAPGVVTVKVEPGLSVEQQAERIVKEGFNGIEPAIALECTGVESSIGAAIWAVKFGGKVFVIGVGRNEIQIPFMRASVREVDLQFQYRYSNTWPRAIRLVQSKVLDMSRLVTHRFPLEEALKAFNTASDPKTGAIKVQIQSLD, translated from the exons AtgtcgacgacgatgacaacaacaaaagtAAAGGCCTCCAAGGCCAACATTGGTGTCTTCACCAACCCTGGCCATGACCTCTGGATCGACTCTGCTGAACCAAGCTTGGAAAGCGTCCAGCAAGGCAGCCCAGAGCTcaaagaaggggaggtgaCAGTTGCCATCAGAAGCACGGGTATCTGCGG CTCCGACGTCCACTTCTGGAAGCACGGCTGTATTGGCCCTATGATCGTAACCTGTGACCACGTCCTCGGTCACGAATCCGCCGGTGAGATCATCGCCGTCCACCCCTCCGTCAAGACCCTCCAAGTCGGAGACCGCGTAGCCATCGAGCCCCAGGTCATCTGTAACGAGTGCGAGCCCTGCCTCACCGGCAGATACAATGGGTGCGAGAAGGTCGACTTCCTGTCTACACCTCCAGTGGCAGGCTTGTTAAGACGGTATGTCAACCACAAGGCTGTCTGGTGCCACAAGATTGGGGATATGAGCTATGAGGACGGGGCGATGCTCGAGCCGCTGAGCGTAGCTTTGGCTGGCATGCAGAGGGCGGGTGTGAGGCTGGGAGATCCGGTGTTGATTTGCGGGGCGGGGCCGATTGGGTTGATTACGCTGCTTTGTTGCCAGGCGGCAGGGGCGTGTCCGTTGGTCATCACGGATATTGATGAGGGGAGGTTAAAGTTTGCAAAGGAGATCGcgccgggggtggtgacggtgaaGGTTGAGCCTGGGTTGAGCGTGGAACAGCAGGCGGAGAGGATTGTCAAGGAGGGGTTCAATGGTATCGAGCCGGCGATTGCATTGGAGTGTACCGGCGTTGAGAGCTCGATTGGGGCGGCCATCTGGGCCGTGAAGTTTGGAGGCAAGGTGTTTGTAAttggggtggggaggaacGAGATTCAGATTCCGTTTATGAGGGCGAGCGTGAGGGAGGTTGATTTGCAGTTTCAGTATCGGTATAGCAACACCTGGCCGAGGGCGATTAGGTTGGTGCAGAGCAAGGTGCTGGATATGTCGAGGTTGGTTACGCATAGGTTTCCTCTGGAGGAGGCGCTGAAGGCGTTTAATACGGCGAGTGATCCGAAGACGGGGGCGATCAAGGTGCAGATTCAAAGCTTGGATTAG
- a CDS encoding hypothetical protein (EggNog:ENOG503P9SB) — MSVLMLRRPSRSATDTAYSTGSYETIKMRLLSLLAVWAIVASSMAVARPIVCPDLKRDLILKGELAPEACCSYGRCLGDVVIAMA, encoded by the exons ATGTCTGTCTTAATGCTTCGCCGTCCCTCCCGCTCGGCGACTGACACGGCGTACTCGACAGGATCTTATGAGACCA TCAAGATGCGACTCCTTTCTCTCCTCGCCGTCTGGGCCATCGTGGCAAGCAGCATGGCCGTAGCAAGACCAATTGTCTGCCCAGAT CTAAAACGTGACCTTATCCTCAAAGGCGAGCTCGCTCCAGAAGCTTGCTGCTCCTATGGTCGATGCCTGGGGGACGTGGTGATAGCCATGGCTTGA
- the YET3 gene encoding Endoplasmic reticulum transmembrane protein 3 (COG:U; BUSCO:EOG09264XKX; EggNog:ENOG503NZWT) produces the protein MTLYYTLVFMLLVAEMALFMLLVVPLPFTMRRKLFTFISENPIVAKVQYWLKITFVFILILFIDSVNRVYRVQVELAAATEGNNGQSATAIMGHERLEVQARKFYSQRNMYLCGFTLFLSLILNRTYIMILETLRLEEKVKLYEGSEKNTKQAEKLAQAGDAGEIARLKREIKLRDQDIATLKKQSEGLHREYDELAERYGATQENGKLSKKDK, from the exons ATGACGCTCTACTACACCTTG GTCTTTATGCTACTAGTAGCAGAGATGGCCTTGTTCATGCTCTTGGTCGTCCCACTGCCATTTACGATGCGCAGGAAGCTCTTTAC CTTCATTTCCGAGAATCCGATTGTCGCAAAAGTACAATACTGGCTCAAGATCACATttgtcttcatcctcatcctgtTCATCGACAGCGTAAATCGTGTCTACCGCGTCCAGGTCGAGCTTGCCGCCGCAACTGAGGGTAACAATGGACAAAGCGC AACTGCCATAATGGGACACGAGCGTCTCGAAGTCCAGGCCCGCAAGTTTTACTCGCAGCGCAACATGTACCTCTGCGGCTTCACCCTCTTCTtgtccctcatcctcaaccgcACCTACATCATGATCCTCGAGACGCTCCgcctggaggagaaggtcaagCTGTACGAGGGCTCCGAGAAGAACACCAAGCAAGCCGAGAAGCTCGCACAggctggtgatgctggtgagATTGCGcggttgaagagggagatcAAGCTTCGTGATCAAGACATTGCTACCCTCAAGAAGCAGTCCGAGGGTTTGCACAGGGAGTATGACGAGTTGGCCGAGAGATATGGTGCCACGCAGGAGAATGGCAAGCTTTCCAAGAAGGACAAATAG
- a CDS encoding hypothetical protein (COG:S; EggNog:ENOG503PAHQ) codes for MAISIGPLPISPVSSSHSPPSRKDEMLSRSYSEPIPLPRRFSVLKERLVSGKESTLVPSWQRLIQSLSDEVDLVSSLGSQAVPTIDFSNIKKPGVAEVFREGLRQRGVAIIRNVIPRGTAEDLYQGAMGYLDENAEKRPRTPQESDLQELYWSAAQIKARGHPNVLEAQRFVMGLWTSKDPKARVTTNFPITYADRIRTGQKTADTRSPAAAHIDGGSVERWETDGYGRAGTYNEIFQGQWEDYNPWESSTRLTVTSDLYHKAGACSIFRMYQGWLALSPGPSSMRVCPLLKHATAYFLLRPFFSPSSSSSSSPETENWAFTPTNSILHGALPSYAQEINSSIHPHLQLRRSLIDIPDLSPGDYLIWHPDLIHSITSSSPTPSASVMYLPCVPLTQTNALYLSRQRKSFLLGCPGPDFFDGCGYGSGHGRGEAHYIGRPGVQEISDAGGEEGLRAMGLLPWDEEEADTDFEREVLAMANGILFPDLYDMY; via the exons ATGGCCATTTCTATAGGGCCTCTTCCGATCTCCCCAGTCTCCTCGAGCCATTCACCCCCGTCGAGAAAGGATGAGATGCTTTCACGATCATACTCCGAGCCAATACCCCTCCCGCGGCGGTTTAGTGTCCTGAAGGAAAGATTAGTATCCGGAAAGGAATCGACACTTGTGCCCTCATGGCAGCGCCTGATACAGAGCCTCTCGGACGAGGTTGATCTTGTATCATCTTTGGGGTCACAGGCTGTCCCCACCATCGACTTTTCCAACATCAAGAAACCCGGGGTGGCCGAGGTCTTCCGGGAAGGCCTTCGACAGAGAGGCGTTGCTATCATACGCAATGTGATACCACGGGGTACTGCGGAGGACTTGTACCAAGGAGCTATGGGGTATCTTGACGAAAATGCAGAGAAAAGGCCAAGGACTCCTCAGGAATCTGACCTACAGGAACTGTATTGGAGTGCAGCTCAGATCAAGGCAAGGGGACACCCCAATGTCTTGGAAGCTCAACGTTTTGTCATGGGGTTATGGACTTCGAAAGATCCAAAGGCGAGGGTGACCACGAATTTCCCGATCACTTATGCCGACCGAATAAGGACAGGTCAAAAGACGGCAGACACGAGGTCCCCCGCGGCAGCTCATATTGATGGCGGCAGTGTGGAAAGATGGGAGACGGACGGGTATGGAAGGGCAGGCACCTACAATGAGATATTCCAGGGGCAATGGGAAGATTACAACCCATGGGAG AGCAGCACCCGTCTGACAGTAACCTCGGACCTCTACCACAAAGCCGGCGCATGCTCCATCTTCAGAATGTACCAAGGCTGGCTCGCCTTATCCCCGGGGCCCTCCTCCATGCGCGTCTGTCCTTTGCTCAAGCACGCAACAGCttacttcctcctccgccctttcttctccccctcttcttcttcctcctcctccccggaAACAGAAAACTGGGCATTCACACCCACAAACTCCATCCTCCACGGcgccctcccctcctacGCCCAGGAAATAAACTCGtccatccacccccacctccaGCTCCGCCGCTCCCTAATCGACATCCCCGACCTCTCCCCAGGCGACTACCTAATCTGGCACCCCGACCTCATCCACTCCatcacctcttcctcccccaccccctcagcAAGCGTGATGTACCTCCCCTGCGTGCCCCTAACCCAAACAAACGCCCTCTACCTCTCCCGCCAGCGGAAATCTTTTCTCCTCGGCTGCCCCGGCCCAGATTTCTTTGACGGGTGCGGCTACGGGAGCGGTCACGGCAGGGGAGAAGCACACTACATTGGCCGTCCAGGCGTCCAAGAAATAAGCGACGCcggcggggaggaagggCTTCGGGCGATGGGTCTGCTGCCttgggacgaggaggaggcggataCGGAttttgagagggaggtgcTCGCCATGGCGAACGGGATCTTGTTCCCTGACTTGTATGACATGTATTGA